From one Rubrobacter xylanophilus genomic stretch:
- a CDS encoding ArsR/SmtB family transcription factor: protein MTHFRDAPAGERLLEPRDVLGGGPLPGVDERVAGLMGALASPTRLRALFALLERGELSAGELAKAVGMRPSATSHQLRVLRDLGLVRCRREGRRRFYSLADDHLGVLLREALYHVDHARLGAASRREEEGWSS, encoded by the coding sequence ATGACGCACTTCAGGGATGCGCCGGCCGGGGAGCGCCTGCTGGAGCCGCGGGACGTGCTGGGCGGGGGGCCTCTGCCGGGGGTGGACGAGCGGGTTGCGGGGCTCATGGGGGCGCTGGCGAGCCCGACGCGGCTGCGGGCGCTCTTTGCGCTTCTGGAGCGTGGGGAGCTCTCCGCTGGGGAGCTCGCCAAGGCGGTCGGGATGCGTCCTTCGGCGACCAGCCACCAGCTGCGGGTGCTCAGGGATCTCGGTCTGGTCCGGTGCCGGAGGGAGGGTCGGAGGCGCTTCTACTCGCTCGCCGACGACCATCTCGGGGTCTTACTGCGGGAGGCGCTCTACCACGTGGACCACGCCCGGCTCGGCGCCGCATCTCGGAGAGAGGAGGAGGGCTGGTCTTCTTGA
- a CDS encoding DeoD-type purine-nucleoside phosphorylase — MPVHVRAEPGDFAESVLLPGDPLRAEYIARTFFENPRLVTRERGMLGYTGSYRGKPVSVQATGMGCPSAAIVVEELIQLGARNLVRVGTCGGYHRELRLGDLVVATAAAPQDGTVSSLTRGLPYAPAAHFDIVHAAHHAAERSGRRVFVGPVVSSDLFYDPVEDPAGLWGRLGVLAVEMEAAAIFTIAAMRGVRAGCLLTVSDTIGEEVVRISDEDLRSAVDGMVELALDALHGLN; from the coding sequence ATGCCGGTACACGTACGTGCGGAGCCCGGAGACTTCGCCGAGAGCGTCCTGCTCCCGGGGGACCCGCTGCGGGCGGAGTACATAGCCAGGACCTTCTTCGAGAACCCGCGCCTGGTCACCCGGGAGCGCGGCATGCTCGGCTACACCGGCTCCTACCGGGGGAAGCCGGTCTCGGTGCAGGCCACCGGGATGGGCTGTCCGAGCGCCGCGATCGTGGTGGAGGAGCTCATCCAGCTCGGGGCCCGCAACCTCGTGCGGGTGGGGACCTGCGGCGGCTACCACCGGGAGCTGCGCCTCGGCGACCTCGTCGTCGCCACCGCCGCCGCACCGCAGGACGGCACCGTCTCCTCCCTCACCCGCGGCCTCCCCTACGCCCCGGCGGCCCACTTCGACATCGTGCACGCCGCCCACCACGCCGCCGAGCGCTCCGGGCGCCGGGTCTTCGTGGGTCCGGTGGTCAGCTCCGACCTCTTCTACGATCCGGTGGAGGACCCGGCCGGGCTCTGGGGCCGGCTGGGGGTGCTGGCGGTGGAGATGGAGGCGGCGGCCATCTTCACCATAGCCGCCATGCGCGGGGTGCGGGCCGGCTGCCTGCTGACGGTCTCGGACACCATCGGCGAGGAGGTCGTCAGGATCAGCGACGAGGATCTGCGCTCGGCGGTGGACGGCATGGTGGAGCTGGCGCTCGACGCCCTGCACGGCTTAAACTAG
- a CDS encoding class I SAM-dependent methyltransferase, whose amino-acid sequence MRKRTLIPAALLAAAFLYTLRARRHPAACPYRYRLAVSLPRPLLTRNRLRRTLSPSPGERILEVGPGTGYYALHTARWISPGGTLHVLDLQQKMIDHTTRRAAAKNIHNITPTRGDAQSLPYPDHSFDAAYLVATLGEIPDQDRALRELHRVLKPGGRLVVGELLPDPHMVPLRTLLSRAEAAGLRYEGRLGPRTGYYARFVPPEND is encoded by the coding sequence GTGCGCAAGCGAACCCTGATCCCCGCCGCCCTGCTCGCGGCCGCCTTCCTCTACACCCTCCGCGCCCGCCGCCATCCCGCCGCCTGCCCCTACCGCTACCGGCTCGCCGTGAGCCTCCCCCGCCCCCTCCTCACCCGCAACCGGCTGCGCCGCACCCTCTCCCCCTCCCCCGGCGAACGTATCCTGGAGGTCGGCCCAGGCACCGGCTACTACGCCCTCCACACCGCACGCTGGATCTCCCCCGGCGGCACCCTGCACGTCCTGGACCTCCAGCAGAAGATGATCGACCACACCACCCGCCGCGCGGCCGCAAAGAACATCCACAACATCACCCCCACCCGCGGCGACGCCCAAAGCCTCCCCTACCCCGACCACTCCTTCGACGCCGCCTACCTCGTCGCAACCCTCGGGGAGATCCCCGACCAGGACCGCGCCCTGCGCGAACTCCACCGCGTCCTCAAACCCGGCGGCCGACTCGTCGTCGGCGAACTCCTCCCAGACCCCCACATGGTCCCCCTCCGAACCCTCCTCTCCCGCGCCGAGGCCGCCGGCCTGCGCTACGAGGGCCGCCTCGGACCACGAACCGGCTACTACGCCCGGTTCGTGCCCCCCGAAAACGATTGA
- the tsaA gene encoding tRNA (N6-threonylcarbamoyladenosine(37)-N6)-methyltransferase TrmO, translated as MSAKFSPIGYVRTRPGRVPRSWTSSDVEGVLEVLPEYAEGLRDIRTGESILVVFHFHQSPPFEPGHLRQTPPHREGPVGVFSTCSPLRPNPVGVSVLEVLGVEGGSVRVRGLDMLDGTPILDIKPHVAADPSHPCRRDGP; from the coding sequence ATGAGCGCGAAGTTCTCCCCCATCGGCTACGTGCGGACCCGTCCAGGCCGGGTTCCCCGCAGCTGGACCTCCTCCGACGTGGAGGGGGTGCTGGAGGTGCTCCCGGAGTACGCGGAGGGGCTGCGGGACATCCGGACCGGGGAGAGCATCCTGGTGGTCTTCCACTTCCACCAGAGCCCGCCCTTCGAACCCGGACACCTGCGGCAGACGCCCCCGCACCGCGAGGGACCGGTGGGGGTCTTCAGCACCTGCTCCCCTCTGCGCCCCAACCCGGTGGGCGTCTCGGTGCTGGAGGTGCTCGGGGTCGAGGGAGGCTCCGTCCGGGTGCGGGGCCTGGACATGCTGGACGGCACCCCGATCCTGGACATCAAGCCGCACGTGGCCGCAGACCCCTCGCATCCCTGCCGGCGGGACGGACCGTGA
- a CDS encoding nitrogenase component 1, translating to MRLLRGVYEGPSGHGILHLAASLREAHAVLRALPGENYFPFFHADRRRDGSPAPLTLSPMWRRPDDTRAPGDLQRDLLRAAGRNPEARTLLLARSEAALLSGEEPPGELTLPPHPETGRGPHFIPCGWQVPGMAETEATELALEDVIRAHAVPQPRTAEPTANLFGPPALGRDAEAEYAEAERLLGLIGIGVNARVPLGAGEEELSRLTRAWVNVVLYREVAESATLYLQDEFGIPRVTTPMIGTSGTGAALRAAARVCEVEARTVRQAIWGELSRTAKLPWYARLAPPEVFEDRSVFIFGDFTYALGLGYALSREVGLRVAGCGTYMTHLERDFLFHASTFTDAAFAADDPEEVDRRIERSAPDLLVGTELEEEVAGSLGIPFLPFCPPAGERSFAPRPLMGYAGSSVLADALDGALRQVEEPPEEPGPPEISWTEEALEELAGVPVFLRGRARRLAEQRARELGSPEVTRGIFLESRF from the coding sequence ATGAGGCTGCTGCGGGGGGTCTACGAGGGCCCGTCCGGACACGGCATCCTGCACCTGGCGGCGAGCCTGCGGGAGGCCCACGCGGTGCTGCGCGCCCTGCCGGGGGAGAACTACTTCCCCTTCTTCCACGCCGACCGCAGGCGCGACGGCTCCCCGGCTCCGCTGACGCTGAGCCCGATGTGGCGGCGCCCGGACGACACCCGGGCCCCGGGCGACCTGCAGCGGGACCTGCTCCGGGCCGCCGGGCGCAACCCGGAGGCCCGGACCCTCCTCCTCGCCCGCTCGGAGGCGGCCCTGCTCTCGGGCGAGGAACCCCCCGGGGAGCTCACGCTGCCCCCGCACCCCGAGACGGGCCGGGGCCCGCACTTCATCCCCTGCGGCTGGCAGGTGCCGGGGATGGCCGAGACGGAGGCGACGGAGCTCGCGCTCGAGGACGTAATCCGGGCCCACGCCGTCCCCCAGCCCCGCACCGCCGAGCCCACCGCGAACCTCTTCGGGCCGCCGGCGCTCGGCAGGGACGCCGAGGCCGAGTACGCCGAGGCGGAGCGGCTCCTGGGCCTGATAGGGATAGGGGTCAACGCCCGGGTGCCGCTGGGGGCCGGGGAGGAGGAGCTCTCCCGCCTCACCCGGGCCTGGGTGAACGTCGTCCTCTACCGGGAGGTGGCGGAGTCCGCTACCCTCTACCTGCAGGACGAGTTCGGCATCCCGCGGGTCACCACCCCCATGATCGGGACGTCCGGGACCGGGGCGGCGTTGCGGGCGGCGGCCAGGGTCTGCGAGGTGGAGGCCCGGACGGTGCGGCAGGCGATCTGGGGCGAGCTCTCGCGCACGGCGAAGCTGCCCTGGTACGCCCGGCTGGCCCCGCCGGAGGTCTTCGAGGACAGGAGCGTGTTCATCTTCGGGGACTTCACCTACGCGCTGGGGCTGGGGTACGCTCTCTCGCGCGAGGTGGGGCTCAGGGTGGCCGGCTGCGGCACCTACATGACCCACCTGGAACGGGACTTCCTGTTCCACGCCAGCACCTTCACCGACGCGGCCTTCGCCGCCGACGACCCGGAGGAGGTGGACCGGAGGATCGAGCGCTCCGCCCCGGACCTGCTGGTGGGCACCGAGCTGGAGGAGGAGGTCGCCGGGTCGTTGGGGATACCGTTTCTGCCCTTCTGCCCGCCCGCGGGCGAGCGGTCCTTCGCTCCGCGGCCGCTGATGGGGTACGCGGGCTCCAGCGTGCTGGCCGACGCGCTGGATGGGGCCCTCCGGCAGGTGGAGGAGCCGCCGGAGGAGCCCGGGCCGCCGGAGATCTCCTGGACCGAGGAGGCGCTGGAGGAGCTGGCCGGGGTGCCGGTGTTCCTGCGGGGGCGGGCCCGGCGGCTGGCCGAGCAGCGGGCCCGGGAGCTGGGCTCGCCGGAGGTGACCCGCGGGATCTTCCTGGAGTCCCGCTTCTGA
- a CDS encoding cation diffusion facilitator family transporter — protein sequence MTHANEHAGHGREADRRSLAVALAITASYTVAEVVGGLLTGSLALLADAAHMLSDNLSLGLALFALWLSSRPPTPERSFGYKRAEILAALFNGVTLVAISLWIFYEAYRRLQEPPQVMGGWVAAVAVAGLAVNAAAAWVLMRPGSESLNLQGALRHVLADLLGSFGVLVSGLIILLTGWYPADPLISVLIGLLILASSWRLLRDSVNILLEAAPQGVDPAEIGRRMASTTGVAEVHDLHVWTITSGFPALSAHVLVSAGEDCHAKRRELERLLREEYGISHTTLQVDHAGDHATHGTRFLPLDTKRKPHHNI from the coding sequence ATGACTCATGCAAATGAACATGCGGGTCACGGGCGGGAGGCCGACCGGCGTTCGCTGGCGGTGGCGCTGGCGATCACGGCCTCCTACACGGTTGCGGAGGTGGTGGGTGGGCTTCTCACCGGGTCGCTGGCGCTGCTCGCCGACGCGGCGCACATGCTCTCGGACAACCTCTCGCTGGGGCTTGCGCTGTTCGCGCTCTGGCTCTCGTCCAGGCCCCCGACCCCCGAGCGGAGCTTCGGGTACAAGCGGGCGGAGATCCTGGCGGCCCTCTTCAACGGCGTGACCCTCGTCGCGATATCCCTCTGGATCTTCTACGAGGCCTACCGCAGGCTCCAGGAGCCTCCGCAGGTCATGGGCGGCTGGGTCGCCGCCGTGGCCGTAGCCGGCCTCGCGGTCAACGCGGCCGCCGCCTGGGTGCTCATGCGCCCCGGCTCGGAGAGCCTCAACCTGCAGGGCGCCCTCCGGCACGTGCTGGCCGACCTGCTCGGCTCCTTCGGGGTGCTGGTCTCCGGCCTCATCATCCTGCTCACCGGTTGGTACCCGGCCGACCCCCTCATCAGCGTCCTCATAGGGCTCCTGATCCTGGCCTCCTCCTGGCGGCTGCTGCGCGACTCGGTGAACATCCTCCTCGAAGCCGCCCCCCAGGGTGTAGACCCCGCCGAAATAGGCCGCCGTATGGCCTCCACCACCGGCGTCGCCGAGGTGCACGACCTCCACGTCTGGACCATCACCTCGGGCTTCCCCGCCCTCTCTGCCCACGTCCTGGTCTCAGCCGGCGAAGACTGCCACGCCAAGCGCCGCGAACTCGAACGCCTGCTCCGCGAAGAGTACGGTATCTCCCATACCACCCTCCAGGTGGACCACGCCGGCGACCACGCCACCCACGGCACCCGCTTCCTCCCCCTCGATACAAAGAGAAAACCCCACCACAACATATGA
- a CDS encoding ArsR/SmtB family transcription factor — protein sequence MSSDTRQTERLSTCEETGIHPQQVSEALSAMPEPEEIRGASELLKAVGDPTRMRILCALADRELCVCDLQAVLGLSQSAVSHQLRTLRNANLVTYRREGKMAYYTLADDHVRRLLDLSLQHVRHA from the coding sequence ATGAGCAGCGACACCAGACAGACCGAACGCCTCTCCACCTGCGAGGAGACCGGCATACACCCGCAGCAAGTCTCCGAAGCCCTCTCCGCCATGCCGGAGCCAGAGGAGATCCGGGGCGCTAGCGAACTCCTGAAGGCCGTCGGCGACCCCACCCGCATGCGGATCCTGTGCGCCCTCGCCGACCGCGAACTGTGCGTCTGCGACCTGCAGGCCGTCCTCGGCCTCAGCCAGTCCGCCGTCTCCCACCAGCTCCGGACCCTCCGTAACGCCAACCTGGTCACCTACCGCCGCGAGGGCAAGATGGCCTACTACACCCTCGCCGACGACCACGTCCGCCGCCTCCTCGACCTCTCCCTCCAGCACGTCCGCCACGCCTGA
- a CDS encoding S1C family serine protease, translating into MIVRSRTAAVAAAAAMLFAALLAGACSEDEGQRQTGQSPAQATQNIPQDEPVAQVAAKVEPSVVQVNTQEIQLTPFGPESQSGVGSGVIYRKDGYIITNNHVVEGADEVNVAFADGSTERGRVVGSDPRTDIAVVKVNRDDLPAATFSDAEPIVGQLAVAIGSPSGFESTVTAGVVSGLDREIPARFTGGVQIPSLTGLIQTDAAISPGSSGGALANRSSEIIGINVAYLPPQTGAESIGFAIPASVATSVADQLIETGEVREPFLGIVPVDLTRQEAELYGLEVTSGALVAQVERGTPADEAGLRRGDIIVALDDTQIRSSGDLYSALRDYQPGDEVSVTVVRNGERRTLDVTLGERP; encoded by the coding sequence ATGATCGTGAGATCCAGGACAGCGGCCGTCGCCGCGGCCGCGGCGATGCTCTTCGCCGCCCTGCTGGCCGGGGCCTGCTCGGAAGACGAAGGCCAGCGGCAGACCGGTCAGAGCCCGGCGCAGGCGACCCAAAACATCCCGCAGGACGAGCCGGTGGCGCAGGTGGCGGCGAAGGTGGAGCCCAGCGTGGTGCAGGTGAACACCCAGGAGATCCAGCTCACCCCCTTCGGCCCGGAGAGCCAGAGCGGGGTGGGCAGCGGCGTCATCTACCGCAAGGACGGCTACATCATCACCAACAACCACGTGGTGGAGGGCGCCGACGAGGTGAACGTGGCCTTCGCCGACGGCTCCACCGAGCGCGGCCGGGTGGTGGGCTCCGACCCCCGCACGGACATCGCCGTCGTCAAGGTGAACCGGGACGACCTCCCCGCCGCCACCTTCAGCGACGCCGAGCCCATCGTGGGCCAGCTCGCGGTGGCCATCGGCAGCCCCTCGGGCTTCGAGTCCACGGTCACCGCCGGCGTGGTCAGCGGGCTGGACCGCGAGATCCCCGCCCGGTTCACCGGGGGAGTCCAGATCCCCTCGCTGACCGGCCTGATCCAGACGGACGCCGCGATCTCGCCGGGCTCCTCGGGCGGCGCCCTGGCGAACCGCTCCAGCGAGATCATCGGGATAAACGTCGCCTACCTGCCCCCCCAGACGGGGGCGGAGAGCATCGGTTTTGCCATCCCGGCCTCGGTGGCGACCTCGGTGGCCGACCAGCTCATAGAGACCGGCGAGGTGCGGGAGCCGTTCCTGGGGATCGTCCCGGTGGACCTGACCCGCCAGGAGGCGGAGCTCTACGGGCTGGAGGTGACCTCGGGCGCCCTGGTGGCCCAGGTGGAGCGGGGAACGCCGGCCGACGAGGCAGGCCTGCGCCGCGGCGATATCATCGTGGCGCTGGACGACACACAGATCCGCAGCTCCGGCGACCTCTACTCGGCCCTCAGGGACTACCAACCGGGCGACGAGGTGAGCGTGACGGTGGTCCGCAACGGCGAGCGCCGCACCCTCGACGTGACCCTCGGCGAACGCCCCTAG
- a CDS encoding GNAT family N-acetyltransferase, producing MRELRTRRLLLRPFARKDLPALVRIAAEEETRGFMCDGGREAAAVEAALERWLRGYREGLGQLAMILREDGRLIGHCGLERREGRIVLSYALHKDHWCKGLAPEACREVLRYGFEELGIEEVWTATRPENRAWRGMMERLGMGLREEGSDEVRYAVSRGAFLRRRAAVGAR from the coding sequence TTGAGGGAGCTCAGGACCCGTCGGCTGCTGCTGCGTCCGTTTGCGAGGAAGGATCTCCCGGCACTCGTCCGGATAGCCGCCGAGGAGGAGACCCGGGGCTTCATGTGCGACGGGGGCCGGGAAGCCGCCGCGGTGGAGGCGGCGCTCGAGAGGTGGCTGCGAGGTTACCGGGAGGGCCTGGGTCAGCTCGCCATGATCCTCCGCGAGGACGGCCGGCTCATCGGCCACTGCGGGCTCGAGCGGCGGGAGGGGCGGATCGTCCTCTCTTACGCCCTGCACAAAGACCACTGGTGCAAGGGGCTCGCCCCTGAAGCCTGCCGGGAGGTGCTCCGCTACGGCTTCGAGGAGCTCGGGATAGAGGAGGTGTGGACCGCGACCCGGCCGGAGAACCGGGCCTGGCGCGGGATGATGGAGCGGCTGGGGATGGGGCTGCGCGAGGAAGGCTCCGACGAGGTGCGCTACGCCGTCTCCCGCGGGGCCTTCCTCCGGCGGCGCGCGGCGGTCGGAGCACGATGA
- a CDS encoding cation diffusion facilitator family transporter has protein sequence MPAGRTVRHHHAPVDHGASAEGIRAVKLSLAVLALTAAFQLAVALLSGSAALLADTAHNFGDALTALPLWLAFALSRRAASRSYTYGYGRAEDLAGAAIVGVILLSAAVSGYESATKLLEGSGVRGTGWVALAAVTGFAGNELVARLRISTGRRIGSAALIADGQHARTDGLTSLAVLAGAAGAWLGYPAVDPVVGLGITAVILLIVRDSARTVWRRLMDAVEPGTVEALEEVASGMPEILQVEEVRARWIGHSLHAEVRARVPPELSAERIGELSERLATAARKRLPRLERVLLEPVPHTV, from the coding sequence CTGCCGGCGGGACGGACCGTGAGGCACCACCACGCCCCCGTGGACCACGGGGCGAGCGCCGAGGGCATCCGGGCGGTCAAGCTCTCCCTCGCCGTCCTCGCGCTCACCGCAGCCTTCCAGCTCGCGGTGGCCCTCCTCTCCGGCTCCGCGGCGCTCCTGGCGGACACCGCGCACAACTTCGGCGACGCCCTCACCGCCCTTCCGCTGTGGCTGGCCTTCGCCCTCTCCCGGAGGGCCGCCAGCCGCTCCTACACCTACGGCTACGGGCGGGCCGAGGATCTGGCCGGCGCCGCGATAGTCGGGGTCATCCTGCTCAGCGCGGCCGTCTCCGGCTACGAGTCGGCGACGAAGCTTCTGGAGGGCTCGGGGGTGCGGGGAACCGGGTGGGTGGCTCTCGCCGCCGTGACCGGCTTCGCGGGCAACGAGCTGGTGGCCCGCCTGCGCATCTCGACGGGACGCAGGATCGGCAGCGCCGCGCTCATCGCCGACGGCCAGCACGCCCGCACCGACGGGCTCACCTCGCTCGCGGTGCTCGCGGGCGCGGCGGGCGCGTGGCTCGGGTACCCGGCCGTGGACCCCGTGGTGGGGCTCGGGATCACGGCCGTCATCCTGCTCATCGTCCGGGACTCGGCCAGGACGGTCTGGCGGCGGCTGATGGACGCCGTGGAGCCCGGGACGGTCGAAGCGCTGGAGGAGGTCGCCTCCGGGATGCCGGAGATCCTGCAGGTCGAGGAGGTGCGGGCGCGCTGGATCGGGCACTCCCTCCACGCCGAGGTGCGGGCCCGGGTGCCCCCGGAGCTGAGCGCCGAACGGATCGGCGAGCTCTCGGAGCGCCTCGCGACCGCCGCCCGCAAGCGTCTCCCCCGCCTGGAGAGGGTGCTGCTCGAACCCGTCCCCCACACCGTATAA
- a CDS encoding nitrogenase component 1, producing MTILNESGVPDVLPPLGAAGGLAERLPGLLVVVAGTRSEAHLLRCVPPPPAPGTFPPPRSPRVLSLLLDPEDPPEQGRVASGTVEAAAGFRGLEAVLLVAGRSARRLGVDAGFEARLAARRLELPVLAVDPDEPYPAPGVLATDLEDRTLAELLGLCPEGASGVPAPREEGAAKGGGGLLAGLLGRTGGEERRVPLRRPVALLGAVHSPGSGREVASELARDGVEVAGTVPAGGVWELPPVGEGTLVAALDPNLGAALEAAERRGAEAIRTLCPIGVDGTARFIQEVAGVAGSTASELGRARAVWQELQPLRNRIRGKRIFFAGDTGLEVPLARFLADAGAVVLEVGVPRLDRRLLSEELRALGPDVDVVESPDWRGQLERIERSRPDLVVASPGLYAALVARGQLCRCSRDFLRLGVHGYGGARRVLEFLVRALDRAEALDSATNL from the coding sequence TTGACCATACTCAACGAGTCTGGCGTTCCGGACGTGCTCCCCCCGCTCGGCGCCGCGGGGGGTCTGGCGGAGCGACTGCCCGGGCTCCTGGTGGTGGTCGCCGGGACCCGATCGGAGGCCCACCTGCTGCGGTGCGTCCCGCCGCCTCCTGCACCGGGAACCTTCCCGCCGCCGCGCAGCCCGCGGGTCCTCTCGCTCCTGCTCGACCCGGAAGACCCTCCGGAGCAGGGGCGGGTCGCCTCCGGCACCGTGGAGGCCGCGGCGGGCTTCAGGGGCCTGGAGGCGGTGCTCCTGGTGGCCGGCCGGTCGGCGCGCCGGCTGGGGGTGGACGCCGGGTTCGAGGCCCGGCTCGCCGCCCGGCGTCTGGAGCTGCCGGTGCTCGCGGTGGACCCGGACGAGCCCTACCCGGCGCCCGGGGTGCTGGCCACGGACCTGGAGGACCGGACGCTGGCGGAGCTCCTCGGGCTGTGCCCCGAGGGGGCCTCCGGCGTGCCGGCGCCCAGGGAGGAGGGCGCGGCCAAGGGCGGCGGGGGTCTGCTGGCCGGTCTGCTGGGCCGGACGGGCGGGGAGGAGCGCCGAGTGCCGCTGCGGCGGCCGGTGGCGCTGCTCGGAGCGGTCCACTCCCCCGGCTCCGGGCGGGAGGTGGCCTCCGAGCTGGCCCGCGACGGGGTCGAGGTGGCCGGAACGGTCCCGGCGGGTGGAGTGTGGGAACTTCCGCCCGTGGGCGAGGGGACGCTGGTCGCCGCGCTGGACCCCAACCTCGGGGCGGCGCTCGAGGCCGCGGAGCGGCGCGGGGCCGAGGCGATCCGGACGCTGTGCCCCATCGGGGTGGACGGCACGGCCCGCTTCATCCAGGAGGTGGCGGGGGTCGCCGGGTCCACCGCCAGCGAGCTGGGGCGGGCGCGGGCCGTCTGGCAGGAGCTGCAGCCGCTGCGCAACCGCATCCGGGGCAAGAGGATCTTCTTCGCCGGGGACACGGGGCTGGAGGTGCCGCTGGCCCGCTTTCTGGCCGATGCCGGGGCGGTGGTGCTGGAGGTCGGGGTCCCGCGGCTGGACCGGCGACTGCTCTCGGAGGAGCTGCGGGCGCTCGGGCCGGACGTGGACGTGGTGGAGTCGCCGGACTGGAGGGGCCAGCTGGAGCGGATAGAGCGCTCGCGCCCCGATCTGGTGGTGGCCAGCCCGGGCCTCTACGCGGCGCTGGTGGCGCGGGGGCAGCTGTGCCGCTGCTCGCGGGACTTCCTGCGGCTCGGGGTGCACGGCTACGGGGGAGCCCGCAGGGTGCTGGAGTTTCTGGTCCGCGCCCTCGACCGGGCCGAGGCGCTGGACTCCGCGACCAACCTATGA
- a CDS encoding thymidine phosphorylase encodes MSDVLEAIEIKKRGGELPESLIRSVVEGYTAGRIPDYQMSALLMAVFIRGMGYEETLALTRAMADSGKRYSFPGCVDKHSTGGVGDKVSLTALPLAAACGAPVAKLSGRGLGITGGTIDKLESIPGFSCSLTEERFRRQVEEVGLAIAEAGELAPADRAIYALRDATGTVDSLPLIGSSIVSKKAATGAGHLLYDVKCGSGAFMRTPEEARELARLLIRLSEDLGVRAAAMISDMSRPLGRAVGNALEVRESLRFLRGEEAPRDLGEVARSVAVRLLELKGVSEPERAVGRALASGAAYELFVRFVRAQGGDPDSLADLPLSSEVREVPSPGEGYVERFDALGVGRAALLLGAGRQKKGDPVDPGAGVELLVDLGDRVEEGQPVARLYGGREVGRAAGLVSGALVLSPKPVPPPPAILDSL; translated from the coding sequence GTGAGCGACGTCCTGGAGGCCATAGAGATAAAGAAGCGGGGCGGGGAGCTGCCGGAGTCCCTCATCCGCTCGGTGGTCGAGGGATACACCGCCGGACGGATCCCGGACTACCAGATGTCCGCCCTGCTCATGGCCGTCTTCATCCGGGGAATGGGCTACGAGGAGACCCTGGCCCTGACCCGGGCGATGGCGGACTCCGGGAAACGCTACTCCTTCCCGGGGTGCGTGGACAAGCACTCCACAGGGGGCGTCGGGGACAAGGTCAGCCTCACCGCCCTCCCGCTCGCCGCAGCCTGCGGGGCGCCGGTGGCCAAGCTCTCCGGGCGAGGCCTGGGGATCACCGGCGGGACCATAGACAAGCTGGAGTCCATCCCCGGCTTCAGCTGCTCGCTCACCGAGGAGCGCTTCCGGCGGCAGGTCGAGGAGGTCGGGCTGGCCATCGCCGAAGCCGGGGAGCTTGCCCCGGCCGACAGGGCCATCTACGCCCTCAGGGACGCCACCGGCACGGTGGACTCGCTGCCGCTCATCGGGTCGTCCATCGTCTCCAAAAAGGCGGCCACCGGCGCCGGGCACCTCCTCTACGACGTCAAGTGCGGCTCCGGGGCCTTCATGCGCACCCCGGAGGAGGCCCGGGAGCTGGCCCGGCTGCTGATCCGGCTCAGCGAAGACCTCGGCGTCCGGGCGGCGGCCATGATCTCGGACATGAGCCGCCCCCTGGGCCGGGCCGTGGGCAACGCCCTGGAGGTCCGGGAGAGCCTCCGCTTCCTGCGGGGGGAGGAGGCGCCGCGGGATCTTGGGGAGGTGGCCCGCTCCGTCGCCGTCCGGCTGCTGGAGCTCAAGGGGGTCTCGGAGCCGGAGAGGGCCGTCGGGCGGGCGCTCGCGAGCGGGGCCGCCTACGAGCTCTTCGTGCGCTTCGTGCGGGCCCAGGGCGGCGACCCGGACTCCCTCGCCGACCTCCCGCTCTCCTCCGAGGTGCGCGAGGTCCCCTCGCCGGGAGAGGGCTACGTCGAGCGCTTCGACGCGCTCGGGGTGGGCAGAGCGGCCCTGCTGCTCGGGGCCGGACGACAGAAGAAGGGCGACCCGGTCGACCCCGGGGCCGGGGTGGAGCTCCTGGTCGACCTCGGGGACCGGGTCGAGGAGGGCCAGCCGGTCGCCCGGCTCTACGGGGGCCGGGAGGTCGGGCGGGCCGCCGGGCTCGTCTCCGGGGCGCTCGTCCTCTCCCCCAAGCCCGTGCCCCCGCCCCCTGCTATTCTGGATAGCCTCTGA